The Benincasa hispida cultivar B227 chromosome 11, ASM972705v1, whole genome shotgun sequence genome has a segment encoding these proteins:
- the LOC120091854 gene encoding expansin-A7-like gives MILYISGGACGYGNLFTNGYGVDTVALSSTLFNNGYACGTCFQIKCAQSKACYPNVAFTTVTATNLCPPNWAKPSNNGGWCNPPRVHFDMSKPAFMKIANWKAGIIPVVYRRVPCGKKGGLRFTLQGNGYWLLAYVMNVGGGGDVSGMWVKGSKTGWIKMSHNWGASYQAFSSLVGQSLSFRITSYSTKETITAWNVAPSNWRFGLTYNANVNFR, from the coding sequence atgattttgtatatttcagGAGGAGCTTGTGGTTATGGAAATTTGTTCACAAACGGCTACGGCGTGGACACGGTGGCTCTAAGCTCTACCCTCTTCAACAATGGCTACGCTTGTGGAACTTGCTTTCAAATCAAATGCGCCCAATCCAAAGCATGTTACCCTAATGTTGCTTTCACGACTGTGACGGCGACCAACCTTTGTCCTCCAAACTGGGCCAAACCGTCCAACAACGGCGGGTGGTGCAACCCTCCAAGGGTTCACTTCGACATGTCGAAGCCAGCCTTCATGAAGATTGCCAATTGGAAGGCCGGGATCATCCCCGTCGTGTATCGACGAGTCCCTTGTGGTAAAAAGGGCGGCCTTCGGTTCACATTACAGGGAAATGGTTACTGGCTTTTGGCGTACGTGATGAACGTTGGTGGTGGCGGAGACGTGTCTGGAATGTGGGTGAAAGGCAGCAAAACAGGGTGGATCAAAATGAGCCATAATTGGGGAGCTTCATATCAAGCATTTTCATCTTTGGTTGGCCAATCATTGTCTTTTAGAATCACTTCTTACTCAACCAAAGAGACTATCACAGCTTGGAACGTTGCTCCTTCTAATTGGAGGTTTGGATTAACCTATAATGCCAATGTCAACTTTCGCTGA